From Plasmodium yoelii strain 17X genome assembly, chromosome: 11, a single genomic window includes:
- a CDS encoding aldehyde reductase, putative, translating into MKKCGLKWVYFFVFFVLFISINIKCKHVNFTLIKNNNFPTYKGAIYGGNEFRLWMKNSENRENCKINEKKKGQEILRRKPTLMYLIKKGTKNRKFIKNIEKKVTKIILFTTNSNEKDENIYDIINKKGYPNGPNNEENFTFIMGKDQEKVENKMEGENYNSLYNNNNNINKDDDVTYKYVEEMESKKVNIKGVEINYKVYNLEEGIYLIDNENYEKVKSLWNKDELQKAKENFEKSFDIKKQGIKDEDWIMLPLDYDENQNIKLVKADFDNPSYDYILTYYDKERNYYWEYKRRNYYKMFKNTSDEIPSYMSELEKDKRFYSKEIIIPKKTLDNKIFRQPMLSDVLTSGYSKEPIGLESWRYVKYPHGNLIKPQKYSQLYCTKKNGKDKPDMKYYYLGNSNIAVSEICLGTMNFGNYVDEKLAHELFNYAYEEFQVNFFDTSEIYPLPVKENYFGLSEKILGNWIESKGKANRHKFIIATKICGRTDKIPWAKKYKTNKENYQKRVDTQNINYQSILDQNKQQYENTEMTPLDKLEELKKKEQLYLKNDQEAIEKLKIYEKKKIDNERNNNTITLSKENIINSVDNSLKRLKTNYIDLLQLHWPDRYYPNQSSGDYSDVLYDYTKYYDDFVPFVEQLEALDELKKKGKIREWGLSNETPFGVLKFYELCKHLHISPPVSVQLEYNLLCRNNLEKGFPEICRPQNTNISLLAYSPLCAGILTGKYLEYTDYTTKGRMLHFPSYMKRLRGSIATYIIRELYYLSQKYYFPNLTVAALKWVYTRSFITSTIIGVSDFLQLRENLYSLTQNVLFTDKLEREINALHWKFRDPVRIIQ; encoded by the coding sequence ATGAAGAAATGTGGATTAAAAtgggtatatttttttgtttttttcgttctttttatttcaattaatattaaatgtaAACATGTTAATTTTACTTtgataaaaaacaataattttCCTACATATAAAGGCGCCATTTATGGGGGTAATGAATTTAGACTTTGGATGAAAAATAGCGAAAATCGAgaaaattgtaaaataaatgaaaaaaaaaaaggacaAGAAATATTAAGAAGAAAACCTACTTTGATGTAccttataaaaaaaggaacAAAGAACAGAaagtttattaaaaatatcgaaaaaaaagttacaaaaataattttatttacaacCAATTCTAAcgaaaaagatgaaaatatttatgacattataaataaaaaaggataTCCAAATGGGccaaataatgaagaaaattttacatttattatgGGTAAGGATCAAGAAAAAGtggaaaataaaatggaaGGAGAAAACtataattcattatataataataataacaatataaataaagatgatGATGTgacttataaatatgttgaaGAAATGGAATCTAAAAAAGTAAATATCAAAGGAGTTGAGATAAATTataaagtatataatttagaagaaggaatatatttaatagataatgaaaattatgaaaaggTAAAAAGTTTGTGGAATAAAGATGAGTTACAAAAAGCAAaagaaaattttgaaaaaagttttgatataaaaaaacaaggTATCAAAGATGAAGATTGGATTATGTTACCATTAGATTATGAtgaaaatcaaaatataaaattagtgAAAGCAGATTTTGATAATCCATCAtatgattatatattaacatattatgataaggaaagaaattattattgggaatataaaagaagaaattattataaaatgtttaaaaataCTAGTGATGAAATACCATCATATATGTCTGAATTAGAAAAAGATAAAAGATTTTATAGTAAAGAAATAATTATACCTAAAAAGACAttagataataaaatatttaggCAACCTATGTTAAGTGATGTATTAACAAGTGGTTATAGCAAAGAACCTATTGGATTAGAATCATGGAGATATGTAAAATATCCACATggaaatttaataaaaccTCAAAAATATAGTCAATTATATtgtactaaaaaaaatggtaaagATAAACCAgatatgaaatattattatttaggAAATAGTAATATAGCTGTTTCTGAAATATGTTTAGGAACTATGAATTTTGGTAATTATGTTGATGAAAAATTAGCAcatgaattatttaattatgcTTATGAAGAATTCCAAGTTAACTTTTTTGACACATCTGAAATATATCCTTTACCTGttaaagaaaattattttggattatcagaaaaaatattagGGAATTGGATTGAATCTAAAGGTAAGGCAAATagacataaatttattatagcAACAAAAATTTGCGGTAGAACTGATAAAATTCCATGggcaaaaaaatataaaacaaataaagaaaattatcaaaaaagaGTAGACacacaaaatattaattatcaATCTATATTAGATCAAAATAAACAACAATATGAAAATACAGAAATGACACCATTAGATAAATtagaagaattaaaaaaaaaagaacaattatatttaaaaaatgatcaaGAAGCgatagaaaaattaaaaatatatgaaaaaaaaaaaatagataatgaaagaaataataatactataacattaagtaaggaaaatataataaatagtgTAGATAATAGTTTAAAAAGACTTAAAACGAATTATATTGATTTATTACAGTTACATTGGCCTGATAGATATTATCCAAATCAATCATCAGGTGATTATAGTGATGTATTATATgattatacaaaatattatgatgATTTTGTTCCATTTGTTGAACAATTAGAAGCATTAGAtgaacttaaaaaaaaaggaaaaataagAGAATGGGGATTAAGTAATGAAACACCATTTGGggttttaaaattttatgaacTATGCAAACATTTACATATATCTCCTCCGGTATCTGTACAATTAGAATATAATCTATTATGTCGTAATAATCTTGAAAAAGGATTTCCAGAAATATGTAGACCacaaaatacaaatatttctttattagCATATTCTCCATTATGTGCTGGAATATTAACAGGAAAATATCTTGAATACACAGATTATACAACAAAAGGAAGAATGTTACATTTTCCATCTTATATGAAAAGACTAAGAGGATCTATAgcaacatatataataagagAGTTGTATTATTTAAgtcaaaaatattattttccaaATTTAACAGTTGCAGCATTAAAATGGGTATATACTAGATCTTTTATTACATCTACTATTATTGGTGTTTCAGATTTTTTGCAGTTAAGAGAAAACTTATATTCCCTTACACAAAATGTACTTTTTACAGACAAACTAGAGCGAGAAATAAATGCATTACATTGGAAATTTAGAGATCCAGTTAGAATTATCCAATAG
- a CDS encoding DNA-directed RNA polymerases I, II, and III subunit RPABC1, putative, whose amino-acid sequence MEDPVTRFYKCRKTCCEMLEDRGYIITAREKLENFAAFKELFEENEKLRSRMTIITSHKNDANNKIIVYFVDEVKKTGVKPLRELTEKMDEKSIQRAILVTQNTLTPFAKDAIKEAAPRHIIENFLDTELLVNITKHELVPKHIPLTSDEKRNLLQRYKIKENKLPRIQDVDPVCRYFGLSKGQVVKIIRPSETAGRYVTYRLVV is encoded by the exons atggaaGATCCAGTTACCCGGTTTTATAAATGTCGAAAAACATGTTGTGAAATGCTTGAAGATAGAGGATATATAATAACAGCACGAGAAAAGCTCGAAAATTTTGCTGCCTTTAAAGAATTatttgaagaaaatgaaaaatt ACGGTCAAGAATGACTATAATCACAAGCCACAAAAATGatgcaaataataaaataattgtttattttgttgatgaagttaaaaaaaCTGGAGTTAAACCTTTAAGAGa GTTAACCGAAAAAATGGACGAAAAATCGATACAAAGAGCAATTCTTGTAACCCAAAATACTTTAACACCTTTTGCTAAAGAT GCAATCAAGGAAGCTGCCCCAAGACATATTATCGAAAACTTTTTGGATACCGAATTATtg GTTAATATAACAAAACACGAACTAGTTCCAAAACACATTCCCCTAACAAGTGACGAAAAACGAAACTTGCTACAGAGATATAAG atTAAAGAAAATAAGCTTCCAAGAATTCAAGATGTCGACCCTGTCTGCCGATATTTCGGATTGTCAAAGGGACAa GTTGTTAAAATAATTAGACCAAGTGAAACTGCAGGAAGATATGTCACATACAGACTTGTAGTTTAA
- a CDS encoding ferrochelatase, putative: MDIDDFLKCNNLNIQKDKIKNIRHNKIGILLTNLGSPAKPTFWSLYKYLSQFLRDPRVIKVNRFIWFPILYSYVLPFRSRKSALKYKNIWTEKGSPLCVNTHNQYLALKKRLFEKYNDKVEISYGMRYGEKSIKEGLNILKMSNVNKLLVIPLYPQSAECTVASTLDCISKNLKGWQNIPELRFLSGYCFNEKYIDSIKENIEKFWEKNGKGKKLIISYHSLPVKYVQDGDLYPFFCIESTNILIKKLNLKKEDYMLVFQSRIKGQKWIKPCIEDVLKKLSTEGCDIIDIICPSFSSDCLETLDDIEITYKHVFQSYGNGQLRYINCLNYSELGIDMIMNIIEKNLSGW, translated from the exons atggaTATAGACGATTTCttaaaatgtaataatttaaacatacaaaaagataaaataaaaaatattcgcCATAATAAAATTGGGATACTTTTAACAAATTTAGGAAGCCCTGCTAAACCAACTTTTTGGTctctatataaatatttgtcgc AATTTCTGAGAGATCCTCGAGTTATCAAAGTCAATCGATTTATATGGTTCCCCATTTTGTACAGTTATGTTTTGCCATTTCGGAGTA GAAAATCAGCtctaaaatataaaaacatatgGACAGAGAAAGGGTCACCATTATGTGTTAACACACACAACCAATATTTAGCTTTGAAAAAACGACTATTTGAaaa ATACAATGATAAAGTCGAAATAAGTTATGGCATGAGATACGGGGAAAAATCAATAAAAGAGGgtttaaacattttaaaaatgtcaaatgtaaataaattattagtTATTCCATTATATCCCCAATCAGCAGAATGTACTGTTGCGTCTACTTTGGATTGTATATCTAAGAATTTAAAAGGGTGGCAAAATATTCCAGAATTAAGATTTTTATCGGGTTATTgttttaatgaaaaatatatagatagcataaaagaaaatatcgaaaaattttgggaaaaaaatggaaaaggaaaaaaattaataatttcttATCATTCTTTGCCAGTTAAATATGTGCAAGATGGAGATTTATAcccttttttttgtattgaaagtacaaatatattaattaaaaaattaaatcttAAAAAAGAAGATTATATGTTAGTTTTTCAATCAAGAATAAAAGGACAAAAGTGGATTAAACCTTGTATAGAagatgttttaaaaaaattgtctaCAGAAGGATGTGATATAATTGATATAATTTGCCCATCATTTTCATCAGATTGTTTAGAAACCTTAGATGACATTGAAATTACTTATAAACATGTTTTTCAATCATATGGAAATGGTCAATTAAGATATATTAATTGTTTAAATTATTCAGAATTAGGGATTGATATGATTATgaatattattgaaaaaaatctGAGTGGTTggtaa
- a CDS encoding ribosomal protein S17, putative, giving the protein MIKLSATSLYWHYKAWQRATAGYLRTFVKNNLANNEMIGYVINDKHPKSIRVACDRYMYVVRYKKTFRYTKKIWVHDEKSEAKIGDVVRIQPLGYRIGPWKNYILVKILYKENKE; this is encoded by the exons ATGATCAAATTAAGTGCTACATCTCTTTATTGGCATTACAAAGCTTGGCAACGCGCAACGGCTGGATATCTTAGGACAT TCGTTAAAAACAATCTAGCTAATAACGAAATGATTGGTTATGTAATAAACGATAAACACCCCAAAAGTATAAGAGTGGCTTGTGATAG ATATATGTATGTTGTTCggtataaaaaaacatttagatatacaaaaaaaatatgggtACATGATGAAAAAAGTGAAGCAAAAATCGGAGATGTTGTTCGCATACAACCCTTAGGATATAGAATAGGGCCatggaaaaattatattcttgtaaaaattttatataaagaaaacaaagaataa